A stretch of DNA from Candidatus Deferrimicrobiaceae bacterium:
CGCCGTCCGTTTGTGGGACGGGACGATCTGGGGACCCGGGGAGGGGCAGCCGGCCCGGTTCACCCTCGTCCTCCGTCGCCCCGGGGCGTTCCGCAGGATGTTCCTCCCGCCGACGGAACTTTCCCTCGGCGATGCCTATATTCACGGCGACTACGATATCGAGGGGGATTTCGAGTCCGCCTTCTCGCTGGGAGACTACATCACCGGGATGCGCATGGGATCCGCCGATTGGATCCGCTGCGCCCCGAAGCTCATTGCGCTCCCTTCCGATGATCGTCCCCCTTCCGGGAGACGTGCGGTTCGATTGACGGGGCCGCGCCATTCCCGTGCCCGCGACCGGGAGGCCGTTCGATTCCACTACGAACTGTCCAATGATTTCTTCTCCCTCTGGCTGGACCGCCGGATGGTCTATTCGACCGCGTATTTTTCCGACCCGGGGGAGGATCTCGACACGGCGCAGGAGCGGAAGCTCGAATACATCTGCCGGAAGCTGCGCCTTCGTCCCGGCGAACGGCTGCTGGATATCGGATGCGGATGGGGAGGACTGGTCATCTATGCCGCGAAAACCCGCGACGTGAAGGCCGTCGGCATCACTCTCAGCCGGCCCCAGGCGGAACTGGCCGGACAGCGGATCCGCGAGGAAGGGCTGGAAGACCGGTGCCGCGTGGAGGTCATTGATTACCGTGAGGTCGAAGATCCGTCGGGGTATGACAAGATCGCCAGCATCGGGATGTTCGAACATGTCGGGGAGAGTCGCCTGGAGGAATATTTCGGCCGGGCGTGGCGACTGCTTCGCCCGGGGGGGGTGTTCCTGAACCACGGAATCACCTCGGGCGCGGGTGGTTCCACCCGCCGCGGCCCATCCTTCATCGACCGGTACGTTTTCCCGGACAGCGATCTTGTTCCCATCGCCACAACGCTGCGCGTCGCCGAGAGGTGCGGTTTCGAGGTCCGGGACGTGGAGAGCCTGCGCGAGCATTATATCCTCACGCTCCGGCATTGGGTTCGACGCCTGGAGGATAATTACGGGAGGGTGCGGCAGACCGTCGACGAGGTGATGTTCCGCACATGGCGGCTATACCTGTGGGGCTCTGCCTACTGGTTCCGGATTGGACGGAACAATGTCTATCAGGCGCTTCTGGTCAAGCCCGACGGGGGCAGAAGCGGGATGCCGTTGACCCGGACGGACTGGTATTCCTAGTGTGGGCGGGGACACTCCTCTCCCGCATCCCGGAGATGAATCAGGAGATGTCCCCGTATTTTTCTCCTTCGGCATCGACAATACGGCGACGCCGGCGCTCAGGTCCAGGCGTTGCTCGGCGGCAAACGTCCGCGACGGGATGAGACGGCGCCCGTCCTCGGCCGCCAGCCACGCGTCCACGGACCCGCTGTCCCAGAACGGAGTCAGCAGCCCCCTCGGGTCCACGGATCGAGGGTTTCCTCAAGAGCGAAACCGACCGGATCTTTCCCGTATAATTAGGGTAATCGGCGGGAGCAACCTTCGCAAGGAAGGGGTGCATTCCCCCCCGGCCCGATTCCGATCCGCGGAGGGCCGTTGTTGACGGAAGGAAAGCGATGCGTTACAAGGAAATATCCGCAATGGGAAAACCGAAAATTCCATCCCTCCCCCTGACTTCCGCGATTCTCGCGATTTTCCTTTTTTGCCCGACGGTTATCCCTGCGGGGGAAAAGGACCCCAAGCCCAGACAGCCGGCATGGGTGGAACCGGGCGTCGATCGGCCCGGCTCGGACTTCAAGATTCTTTGGCTTCGGGGGGGACCCGAAGCGTGTCTGGAAGCTTGCGCCCAGAATCCCCTCTGTAAATCCTATACGTATGTCCGGGAGGGGGTTGCGGGGCGTATGGAGGGGTGCTGGTTGAAAGATGACGTCCCCCCGCCCGTCGAGGACGGATGCTGCGTCTCCGGCATGAAGACGGGCGAGGCGGTTTCCCACGTCGTTCAAAAGCCCGTTCTTCCTCGTGTGGAGGCGCCGAAACCGCCCAAAAAACCCGAACCGCCACGCGAGAAGATTCCCGAAATCGGTAGCGGGAAGCGGGAAGCAGCGGGGATGAATTTCGCCGCCGCCATTCCCAGGACCGGCGATGCGGGGAGGGTCGTTCTTCCCGCCGCGCCCGCTCCTCCCGCGGCGGAGACCGGGGCGGGCAGGAGGGAGGCGGCGGGAATGGACTTTTCGGCGGCGCCGTTTCCGGCGACAGGCCGGTCGGTTGCATGGCGAGGCGCGGCGGAAGCTCCCGCGACAGGGACGGGCAGAAGGGGAATCGGGGGGGTCCACTATGAGGCCTCCCCCCCCTCCGGCAGGAAACCCGTCCCGG
This window harbors:
- a CDS encoding cyclopropane-fatty-acyl-phospholipid synthase family protein is translated as MAVPLAVPADRFARTSLRLLPILLGGYRPRDFAVRLWDGTIWGPGEGQPARFTLVLRRPGAFRRMFLPPTELSLGDAYIHGDYDIEGDFESAFSLGDYITGMRMGSADWIRCAPKLIALPSDDRPPSGRRAVRLTGPRHSRARDREAVRFHYELSNDFFSLWLDRRMVYSTAYFSDPGEDLDTAQERKLEYICRKLRLRPGERLLDIGCGWGGLVIYAAKTRDVKAVGITLSRPQAELAGQRIREEGLEDRCRVEVIDYREVEDPSGYDKIASIGMFEHVGESRLEEYFGRAWRLLRPGGVFLNHGITSGAGGSTRRGPSFIDRYVFPDSDLVPIATTLRVAERCGFEVRDVESLREHYILTLRHWVRRLEDNYGRVRQTVDEVMFRTWRLYLWGSAYWFRIGRNNVYQALLVKPDGGRSGMPLTRTDWYS